From the Micromonospora echinospora genome, the window GTCCTGTTGGCAAGCACCATGCCGGCGGCACCCCGACCGGACCTCGGCCGATGCCACCAGGTGGATTAATTGGTGGGCCTCCGAGCATGGGGCTTGGTCAGCCTGCTCCCGGAACCCCTGCGCCACGCAGGGTAAACCCGATCGGTGGCGTAATCGGCGGCGGAGGCGCGGGTACTGCTCCAAGTGGTGGTGCAGGATCCCGACCTGGCTCCGGGCGGGGACCGTCGATCAGTGGCGTACACGGCATGGGTCCTTTTGGCGGGCCATCTGGCCCTGCCGCACAAACGGGCCGTCCAAGGCGCGGCGAACGGGACGACATGGACCCACGCCACTGGGATCCCAACAATCCCTGGGAGACCGCTCAAGGCGTCGACCCAGTGGTCCGGCCACCAGACGAGGATGGTCCAATCGACCCAGGCCCGGCGATCGGCCTTGATCGGTGATGTCACGTATCGCGCTGGCGGTGGCAGGCATGGCAGTTTTTGTTGTTCTGCCAGCCAGCCCAGCGCAAGCGGATCGCATCCGCAATGACCAGTGGCATTTGCAATTTCTCAAGGTGTCTGAGGCGCATCGATTTTCCCAAGGCGAGGGCATACTCATCGCTGTTCCGGACACCGGCGTGGACCCGCACCCCGACCTTCGCAACAATCTGTTGCCTGGTAGAGATATAACCGCCGACGGTTCTAATGATGGCCGCCGAGACCGCAACAGTCATGGCACTGCGATGGCCGGCTTGATCGCCGCGCATGGTAGAGGCTCGTCAGGTGCTCTCGGCATGGCTCCCGCAGCGAAGATCCTTCCGATCGTCTCCTCGGCTAACGAACAAAGCACGGCAGACTATCTCGCCGCAGGCGTCGAGCATGCCTTACATGAAGGTGCCGATGTAATCAGCATCTCTTCCGTTGGTGGTTCGAGCGCTCGCCTTCAAGAGGCAATCAACGCAGCTCTCCAAGCGAATGTGATTATCGTTGCCGCAGCCGGCAACCAACCCGAGGACTTTGTCGTTGGCTACCCGGCACGCCATCCTGGCGTAATTGCGGTGGGCGGGGTCGACCGCGACGGGAACCATGCTGCCATATCTGTCACCGGCCGAGAGATCGACGTGGTTGCACCAGCCACCGACATCTACAGCACAAGCTACGACGGCAAGTACGCCAAAGGAAGCGGAACGTCGAGTGCCACCGCGATCGTGGCCGGGGCGGTGGCGTTGATTCGGGCTCGGTACCCGGAACTGCCGGCGACGGAAGTCGTACACCGGCTCACCGCCACCGCCATCGACAAAGGCCCGCCTGGCCGGGACGACCAGTACGGGTACGGCGTCATTGACCTGGTGGCAGCGCTGACGGCAGACGTACCACCGCTGGCGGCGCAACCGCCGACGGCGAGCGCTCCGGCCGACGCCACGCCGACCACGACGGCGGCCGGGCCGGGGTCGGGTGGCGACGGCCCGGCCGGGTGGCTGCTCGCGACGGGTGGCCTGGCGGCTCTCGGCGTGGGCGCGGCGTGGGCGTTGGCCGCCCGACGGCGCCGGCGGACCGGCGCGGCGTCCCCACCGGCGGGTGGCTGACCGGCGGCACCCGGGCGAGATCGCACCGCCCCTGGCGGACCGGTAGTTACGACGGCGCCGGAGACGAGCGGACGGCAACGGACGCCGGCATGGCTTTCGGCGTGCCGGCGATCTGCCGCTGGCTGGGGGTGGGTACCCTCCCGGGCGTGCCGAACCAGACACTCCGCCTCGTGCTCGCCTCGGCGAGCCCCGCCCGCCGCAAGCTCCTCCAGGCCGCCGGTATCGAACCGGAAGTCCTGGTCAGTGGAGTCGACGAGTCCCAGGTCAAGACCGACCAGCCGGAGGAGTTGTGCCTGACGCTGGCCCGGCTCAAGGCCGTGGCGGTGGCCGAGCGGCTACGTCCGGCCGTCGGCGACCGGCCGTTGGTGCTGGGATGTGACTCGGTGCTCGCCTTCGACGGCGAGATCCTCGGCAAGCCGGACGACGCGGCGGACGCCACCCGCCGGCTGGAGCGGATGCGCGGTAACAGCGGTGTGCTGTACACCGGACACTGCCTGATGGACCTGACGATGGAGAGTCGGGTGGAGGCGGTCGCGGCGACGACCGTGCACTTCGCCGAGATCAGCGACGAGGAGATCGCCGCGTACGTGGCGACGGGTGAGCCGCTGGCGGTGGCGGGTTCGTTCACCATCGACGGCTTGGGCGGGGCGTTCGTCGAGCGGATCGAGGGCGACCCGGGGACGGTGGTGGGGCTCTCCATGCCGCTGCTGCGCAACCTGTTGATCGAGCTGGAGCTGAGCGTCACCGACCTGTGGACGCAGCCGGCGCCGGGCGGCCAGACGGTGACGTCGCTGCCCTGACCAGCAGCGGGTCGG encodes:
- the mycP gene encoding type VII secretion-associated serine protease mycosin is translated as MAVFVVLPASPAQADRIRNDQWHLQFLKVSEAHRFSQGEGILIAVPDTGVDPHPDLRNNLLPGRDITADGSNDGRRDRNSHGTAMAGLIAAHGRGSSGALGMAPAAKILPIVSSANEQSTADYLAAGVEHALHEGADVISISSVGGSSARLQEAINAALQANVIIVAAAGNQPEDFVVGYPARHPGVIAVGGVDRDGNHAAISVTGREIDVVAPATDIYSTSYDGKYAKGSGTSSATAIVAGAVALIRARYPELPATEVVHRLTATAIDKGPPGRDDQYGYGVIDLVAALTADVPPLAAQPPTASAPADATPTTTAAGPGSGGDGPAGWLLATGGLAALGVGAAWALAARRRRRTGAASPPAGG
- a CDS encoding Maf family protein, encoding MPNQTLRLVLASASPARRKLLQAAGIEPEVLVSGVDESQVKTDQPEELCLTLARLKAVAVAERLRPAVGDRPLVLGCDSVLAFDGEILGKPDDAADATRRLERMRGNSGVLYTGHCLMDLTMESRVEAVAATTVHFAEISDEEIAAYVATGEPLAVAGSFTIDGLGGAFVERIEGDPGTVVGLSMPLLRNLLIELELSVTDLWTQPAPGGQTVTSLP